The Streptomyces nitrosporeus genome includes a window with the following:
- a CDS encoding M4 family metallopeptidase — protein MRSTPSRRATATGALIAAAALLAVGVQTGGATAAPAGSAAPAAAAKGADPGALPAQLSPAQRAELIREANATKAATAEELGLGATEKLVVRDVVQDVDGTTHTRYERTLGGLPVLGGDLVVSETKAGATESVAKASRATGAQLKAVGTAADVAPAAAEKQALTAAKAEGSRSAEASKAPRKVVWAAEGTPRLAYETVVGGLQHDGTPNELHVITDATSGEKLYEWQAIENGTGNTQYSGQVTLGTSGSSGSYNLTDSARGNHKTYNLNRGTSGTGTLFSGADDIWGNGSATNTETAAADAHYGAAETWDFYKNVMGRSGIRGDGVGAYSRVHYGNNYVNAFWSDSCFCMTYGDGSGNAAPLTSLDVAAHEMTHGVTSNTANLNYSGESGGLNEATSDIFAAGVEFYSDTAEDPGDYLVGEKIDINGDGTPLRYMDEPSKDGASKDYWYSGIGSVDVHYSSGPANHFFYLLSEGSGAKTVNGVSYNSPTSDGLPVTGIGRDKALQIWYKALTTKFTSTTNYAAARTGTLAVAGELYGTTSAEYTAVANAWAGINVGTRPGGTDPDPGGTVFQNTTVKALPDRATTNIPVTVTGVTGNAPSDLSVAVNITHTYRGDLVLDLVAPDGTAYRLKNSSSSDSADNVVATYTVNASSETANGTWNLRIQDAYAGDTGTFNSVKLTF, from the coding sequence GTGAGATCCACGCCCAGCCGCCGCGCCACCGCGACCGGCGCACTGATAGCCGCAGCAGCCCTCCTCGCCGTCGGAGTGCAGACCGGCGGCGCGACCGCCGCGCCCGCGGGCTCCGCCGCCCCCGCGGCGGCGGCGAAGGGTGCCGACCCCGGTGCGCTGCCCGCCCAGCTCTCCCCCGCCCAGCGGGCCGAACTGATCCGTGAGGCGAACGCCACCAAGGCGGCCACCGCCGAGGAACTCGGCCTCGGTGCCACCGAGAAGCTGGTCGTCCGGGACGTGGTCCAGGACGTCGACGGCACCACCCACACCCGCTACGAGCGCACCCTGGGCGGGCTGCCCGTCCTCGGCGGCGACCTGGTCGTCTCCGAGACGAAGGCCGGGGCCACCGAGAGCGTCGCCAAGGCGTCCCGGGCGACCGGCGCGCAGCTGAAGGCGGTCGGCACGGCGGCGGACGTCGCCCCGGCCGCGGCCGAGAAGCAGGCGCTGACCGCGGCGAAGGCGGAGGGCTCCCGGAGCGCCGAGGCGAGCAAGGCCCCGCGCAAGGTGGTCTGGGCGGCCGAGGGCACCCCGAGGCTGGCGTACGAGACCGTCGTCGGCGGCCTCCAGCACGACGGCACCCCCAACGAGCTGCACGTGATCACGGACGCCACGTCCGGCGAGAAGCTCTACGAGTGGCAGGCCATCGAGAACGGCACCGGCAACACCCAGTACAGCGGCCAGGTCACGCTCGGCACGTCCGGTTCCTCGGGTTCGTACAACCTGACCGACTCGGCGCGCGGCAACCACAAGACGTACAACCTGAACCGGGGTACGTCGGGCACCGGGACGCTGTTCTCCGGGGCCGACGACATCTGGGGCAACGGCAGCGCAACGAACACCGAGACGGCCGCCGCCGACGCGCACTACGGTGCCGCGGAGACCTGGGACTTCTACAAGAACGTGATGGGCCGGTCCGGTATCCGCGGTGACGGCGTCGGCGCGTACTCCCGCGTCCACTACGGCAACAACTACGTCAACGCGTTCTGGTCCGACAGCTGCTTCTGCATGACCTACGGCGACGGCAGCGGCAACGCGGCGCCGCTGACCTCCCTGGACGTGGCGGCCCACGAGATGACGCACGGCGTCACCTCCAACACCGCCAACCTCAACTACAGCGGCGAGTCGGGCGGCCTCAACGAGGCGACCTCGGACATCTTCGCGGCGGGCGTGGAGTTCTACTCCGACACCGCCGAGGACCCGGGCGACTACCTGGTCGGCGAGAAGATCGACATCAACGGCGACGGCACCCCGCTGCGTTACATGGACGAGCCGAGCAAGGACGGCGCGTCCAAGGACTACTGGTACTCGGGTATCGGCTCGGTCGACGTCCACTACTCCTCGGGCCCGGCGAACCACTTCTTCTACCTGCTCTCCGAGGGCAGCGGCGCCAAGACGGTCAACGGGGTGTCCTACAACTCCCCGACCTCCGACGGCCTCCCGGTGACGGGCATCGGCCGCGACAAGGCGCTGCAGATCTGGTACAAGGCGCTCACCACGAAGTTCACCTCCACCACGAACTACGCGGCGGCCCGCACCGGGACCCTCGCCGTGGCCGGTGAGCTGTACGGCACCACGAGCGCCGAGTACACCGCGGTCGCCAACGCCTGGGCCGGCATCAACGTGGGCACCCGCCCCGGCGGCACCGACCCCGACCCGGGCGGCACGGTCTTCCAGAACACCACGGTGAAGGCGCTCCCGGACCGCGCCACCACCAACATCCCGGTCACCGTCACCGGCGTCACCGGCAACGCGCCCAGCGACCTGTCGGTCGCGGTGAACATCACCCACACCTACCGCGGCGACCTGGTCCTGGACCTCGTCGCCCCGGACGGCACGGCCTACCGGCTGAAGAACTCCTCGTCGAGCGACTCGGCGGACAACGTGGTGGCGACCTACACGGTCAACGCCTCGTCCGAGACCGCCAACGGCACCTGGAACCTGAGGATCCAGGACGCCTACGCGGGCGACACCGGCACCTTCAACAGCGTCAAGCTGACCTTCTGA
- the glgP gene encoding alpha-glucan family phosphorylase, whose product MKAIRRFTVRPVLPDPLQPLSDLARNLRWSWHTETQQLFRSADPEGWRPADADPVRLLGAVSAARLAELAADQDFLRRLTEVSEDLRAYLEGPRWYQERLAQGAELPAAIAYFSPEFGVTAALPQYSGGLGILAGDHLKAASDLGVPLIGVGLLYRHGYFRQSLSRDGWQQEHYPVLDPDELPLTLLRENDGTPARVVLALPGGRSLHAAVWQAQVGRVPLLLLDSGVEENAPGEREVTDRLYGGGSDHRLLQEMLLGIGGVRAVRTYCRLTGHPGPEVFHTNEGHAGFLGLERIRELAGTELGFDAALETVRAGAVFTTHTPVPAGMDRFDSRLVARHFGDDGELPGVDVEQILRLGTETYPGGEPGLFNMAVMGLRLAQRANGVSTLHGAVSREMFSGLWPGFDPAEVPITSVTNGVHAATWVAPEVIRLAARKFGTERAESALAGAGTDGTGPTAAPRRWDAVAAVPDRDIWDLRRDLRGQLVTEVRKRLYASWRRRGAGTAELGWIDGVLDPDVLTIGFARRVPSYKRLTLMLHDRERLRALLLHPTHPIQIVVAGKAHPADDGGKRLVQELVRFADDPRVRHRIVFLPDYGMGMAQKLYPGCDVWLNNPLRPLEACGTSGMKAALNGCLNLSVRDGWWDEWYEPDFGWAIPTADGPATDEERRDELEANALYALIEDRVAPRFYDRDADGLPERWIEMVRRTMATLGPKVLAGRMVREYVERLYAPAALARRALTPKASRELADWKAKVRAAWPAVAVDHVEASAGTEATGAAELGSALTVRVRIALGGLDPDDVEVQVVAGRVDSSDTIAEAQTFPLKPAGGHDLEDRRLYEGPIALDRTGPYGYTVRVLPAHPLLASGAELGLVAVPGEAAAGDGTGVLLR is encoded by the coding sequence GTGAAGGCCATTCGTCGGTTCACCGTGCGCCCCGTCCTCCCCGACCCCCTGCAACCGCTCAGCGACCTCGCCCGCAACCTGCGCTGGTCCTGGCACACCGAGACCCAGCAGCTCTTCCGGTCGGCCGACCCGGAGGGCTGGCGCCCCGCGGACGCCGATCCCGTGCGCCTGCTCGGCGCCGTGTCCGCCGCGCGCCTGGCCGAACTCGCCGCCGACCAGGACTTCCTGCGCCGGCTCACCGAGGTGTCCGAGGACCTGCGGGCGTACCTCGAAGGCCCCAGGTGGTATCAGGAACGGCTCGCCCAGGGAGCCGAACTCCCGGCGGCCATCGCCTACTTCTCCCCGGAATTCGGGGTCACCGCGGCACTCCCGCAGTACTCCGGCGGACTCGGCATCCTGGCCGGGGACCACCTCAAGGCCGCCAGCGACCTGGGCGTACCGCTCATCGGCGTCGGCCTGCTCTACCGGCACGGCTACTTCCGCCAGAGCCTGTCCCGCGACGGCTGGCAGCAGGAGCACTACCCCGTCCTGGACCCCGACGAGCTGCCGCTCACCCTTCTGCGCGAGAACGACGGCACCCCCGCCCGGGTGGTGCTGGCCCTGCCCGGCGGGCGCTCGCTGCACGCCGCGGTGTGGCAGGCCCAGGTCGGCCGCGTCCCGCTGCTGCTCCTCGACTCCGGCGTCGAGGAGAACGCCCCGGGCGAACGCGAGGTCACCGACCGCCTCTACGGCGGCGGCAGCGATCACCGGCTGCTCCAGGAGATGCTCCTGGGCATCGGCGGGGTCCGCGCCGTGCGGACCTACTGCCGGCTCACCGGGCACCCCGGCCCCGAGGTCTTCCACACCAACGAGGGCCACGCCGGATTCCTCGGCCTCGAACGCATCCGTGAACTCGCCGGTACCGAGCTCGGTTTCGACGCCGCGCTGGAGACCGTGCGGGCCGGGGCCGTCTTCACCACCCACACCCCGGTGCCCGCCGGGATGGACCGTTTCGACAGCCGGCTCGTCGCCCGCCACTTCGGCGACGACGGAGAACTGCCCGGCGTCGACGTCGAGCAGATCCTGCGGCTCGGCACGGAGACGTACCCCGGCGGCGAACCCGGCCTCTTCAACATGGCCGTGATGGGCCTCAGGCTCGCCCAGCGCGCCAACGGGGTGTCCACCCTGCACGGTGCCGTCAGCCGGGAGATGTTCTCCGGGCTGTGGCCGGGCTTCGACCCCGCCGAGGTCCCGATCACCTCCGTCACCAACGGGGTGCACGCGGCGACCTGGGTCGCCCCCGAGGTGATCCGGCTCGCCGCCCGGAAGTTCGGCACCGAACGCGCCGAGAGCGCCCTCGCCGGAGCCGGGACCGACGGCACCGGCCCCACCGCGGCCCCACGGCGCTGGGACGCCGTCGCCGCCGTACCGGACCGGGATATCTGGGACCTGCGGCGCGACCTGCGCGGACAACTGGTGACCGAGGTCCGCAAGCGGCTCTACGCCTCCTGGCGGCGGCGCGGCGCCGGCACCGCCGAACTGGGCTGGATCGACGGCGTACTCGACCCGGACGTGCTCACCATCGGATTCGCCCGCCGGGTGCCGTCGTACAAACGGCTGACGCTGATGCTGCACGACCGGGAGCGGCTGCGCGCACTGCTGCTGCACCCCACGCACCCGATCCAGATCGTCGTCGCCGGAAAGGCCCACCCCGCCGACGACGGCGGGAAACGCCTGGTCCAGGAGCTGGTCCGGTTCGCCGACGACCCGCGGGTCCGCCACCGCATCGTCTTCCTGCCCGACTACGGCATGGGCATGGCGCAGAAGCTCTACCCCGGCTGCGACGTCTGGCTCAACAACCCGCTGCGCCCCCTGGAGGCATGCGGCACCAGCGGGATGAAGGCCGCGCTCAACGGCTGCCTCAACCTCTCCGTGCGGGACGGCTGGTGGGACGAGTGGTACGAGCCCGACTTCGGCTGGGCGATCCCCACCGCCGACGGCCCGGCGACCGACGAGGAGCGGCGCGACGAACTGGAGGCGAACGCCCTCTACGCCCTGATCGAGGACCGCGTCGCCCCCCGCTTCTACGACCGCGACGCCGATGGCCTGCCCGAACGCTGGATCGAGATGGTCCGCCGCACCATGGCCACCCTCGGCCCCAAGGTCCTCGCCGGCCGTATGGTGCGCGAGTACGTGGAGCGGCTGTACGCGCCCGCGGCGCTGGCCCGGCGGGCACTCACCCCGAAGGCGTCGCGGGAACTCGCCGACTGGAAGGCGAAGGTCCGCGCCGCCTGGCCGGCGGTGGCCGTGGACCATGTGGAGGCGTCCGCTGGCACCGAGGCCACCGGGGCCGCCGAACTGGGCTCCGCCCTGACGGTCCGGGTCCGGATCGCCCTGGGGGGCCTCGACCCGGACGACGTGGAGGTCCAGGTGGTCGCCGGACGGGTCGACTCCAGCGACACGATCGCCGAGGCCCAGACCTTCCCGCTGAAACCGGCCGGCGGCCACGACCTGGAGGACCGCCGACTGTACGAGGGCCCGATCGCCCTGGACCGCACGGGCCCGTACGGCTACACCGTGCGCGTCCTGCCCGCGCACCCGCTGCTCGCCTCCGGGGCGGAACTCGGCCTGGTGGCGGTGCCGGGCGAAGCCGCCGCGGGCGACGGGACGGGCGTGCTCCTGCGCTGA
- a CDS encoding ATP-binding SpoIIE family protein phosphatase has translation MNGGGSRARRLTRRLAAQRGASRQLHIRHPEASSVLRADRFTTAARLRWLHAASTRIGTTLDLERTARELAEFSVPRLADGAAVDLLESVLHGEEGERVTGAAVPVTRAIAVKALDSLAGLEPAPLGKVVDHRRRETLLTLHCLRNGRPVLVSRMTDEDYGRVAPTESAALAMRRQGVHSYMAVPLIARGVLLGSADFVRAGNSPPFNRADVELAGQLASMAAVFMDNARLYGREREHVVSLQRSLLPRVTPRTPGLRVHSHYTPAVDAHGVGGDWYDVVELPSGRTALVVGDVTGHGLPAAATMGRLRAVARTLMTLDIAPDRVLARLDLATRDLEDDQVATCLCAVYDPADHSYTIASAGHPPPLLVERDGTPRFLDVPVGAPLGAGVIPYDPLRLCVPEGGRLMLYTDGLVKTRTDDIDTQLARLRAAVAAMPPGQIDDGALLGALRKGDARFDEAVLLVAESSPLPDGVGLRVWDLPTEGNPASTARRLITEQLARWDLADLADVTELVVSELVGNALRYGGGPGQVRLLRDERLRVEVSDTGPDLPQIQHADVSDEGGRGLQLINLLCHRWGSCRTVEGKVVWAEQIIPV, from the coding sequence GTGAACGGCGGCGGAAGCCGAGCGAGACGCCTGACCCGTCGGCTGGCCGCGCAACGGGGTGCCTCCCGCCAGTTGCACATCCGTCATCCGGAGGCCTCGTCGGTGCTGCGGGCCGACCGCTTCACCACCGCCGCCCGGCTGCGCTGGCTGCACGCGGCGAGCACCCGGATCGGCACCACCCTCGACCTGGAACGCACGGCGCGGGAGCTGGCCGAGTTCAGCGTCCCCAGGCTGGCGGACGGCGCCGCCGTCGACCTGCTGGAGTCCGTGCTGCACGGCGAGGAGGGCGAACGGGTCACCGGCGCGGCCGTCCCCGTCACCCGGGCGATCGCCGTCAAGGCCCTCGACTCCCTGGCCGGCCTGGAACCCGCACCCCTCGGCAAGGTCGTCGACCACCGCCGCCGGGAGACCCTGCTGACCCTGCACTGCCTGCGCAACGGCCGCCCGGTGCTGGTCAGCCGGATGACCGACGAGGACTACGGGCGGGTCGCCCCGACCGAGAGCGCCGCCCTGGCGATGCGCCGGCAGGGCGTGCACAGCTACATGGCCGTCCCGCTGATCGCCCGCGGTGTCCTGCTGGGCTCCGCCGACTTCGTACGCGCCGGGAACAGCCCGCCGTTCAACCGGGCCGATGTCGAACTGGCGGGACAGCTCGCCTCCATGGCCGCCGTCTTCATGGACAACGCCCGCCTCTACGGGCGGGAACGCGAGCACGTCGTCTCGCTCCAGCGCAGCCTGCTCCCCCGCGTCACCCCGCGCACCCCCGGTCTGCGCGTCCACTCGCACTACACCCCCGCCGTCGACGCCCACGGTGTCGGAGGCGACTGGTACGACGTGGTGGAACTGCCCAGCGGGCGTACCGCGCTGGTCGTCGGCGACGTCACCGGGCACGGGCTGCCCGCCGCCGCGACCATGGGCCGCCTCCGCGCCGTCGCCCGCACGCTGATGACCCTGGACATCGCGCCCGACCGGGTGCTGGCCCGGCTCGACCTCGCCACCCGGGACCTGGAGGACGACCAGGTCGCCACCTGCCTGTGCGCGGTCTACGACCCGGCCGACCACAGCTACACCATCGCCAGCGCCGGCCACCCGCCGCCGCTGCTGGTGGAGCGCGACGGGACCCCGCGCTTCCTGGACGTGCCGGTCGGCGCGCCGCTGGGTGCCGGAGTCATCCCGTACGACCCGCTGCGGCTGTGCGTGCCCGAGGGCGGGCGGCTGATGCTCTACACCGACGGCCTGGTCAAGACCCGCACCGACGACATCGACACCCAGCTGGCACGCCTGCGCGCGGCGGTGGCCGCGATGCCCCCCGGGCAGATCGACGACGGGGCGCTGCTGGGGGCCCTGCGCAAGGGGGACGCCCGGTTCGACGAGGCGGTGCTGCTGGTCGCCGAGAGTTCTCCGCTGCCGGACGGGGTGGGGCTGCGGGTGTGGGACCTGCCGACGGAGGGCAATCCCGCCTCCACCGCCCGCAGGCTGATCACCGAACAGCTCGCCCGCTGGGACCTCGCCGACCTCGCCGACGTCACCGAACTGGTCGTCAGCGAACTCGTCGGCAACGCCCTGAGGTACGGCGGCGGCCCGGGCCAGGTCCGGCTGCTGCGTGACGAACGGCTCCGGGTGGAGGTGTCGGACACCGGGCCCGACCTGCCGCAGATCCAGCACGCGGACGTCAGCGACGAGGGCGGGCGCGGGCTCCAGCTCATCAACCTCCTCTGCCACAGGTGGGGTTCGTGCCGCACGGTGGAAGGCAAGGTCGTCTGGGCGGAGCAGATCATCCCGGTCTGA